Proteins encoded by one window of Phycisphaerae bacterium:
- the rhaM gene encoding L-rhamnose mutarotase — MQNKALKMQLKKGFEEEYRKRHDEIWPELKKEITAAGISDYSIFLDEEILTLFAVQKLAENNTADKLPQTEILKKWWKYMADIMETNPDNSPVCKPLKKVFHMD, encoded by the coding sequence ATGCAAAATAAAGCTTTGAAGATGCAATTAAAGAAGGGTTTTGAAGAAGAGTACAGGAAACGGCATGATGAGATATGGCCTGAATTAAAAAAGGAAATAACGGCAGCAGGTATTTCAGATTATTCTATTTTTCTGGATGAAGAGATACTGACCCTTTTTGCCGTGCAGAAATTAGCGGAAAATAATACCGCAGATAAATTGCCCCAGACGGAGATATTGAAAAAATGGTGGAAATACATGGCCGATATAATGGAAACAAATCCTGATAATTCTCCGGTTTGTAAACCTCTCAAAAAAGTTTTCCACATGGATTAA
- a CDS encoding CehA/McbA family metallohydrolase produces MYNYLNFAVRRLFCFTGLCLISFTLYANAQDIINPFEQAGDWHKAALHVHTSTSVGDVNVAIRIAQYRAKGFDVVFVTDKTKTNDLSGFNNKKFLAINGLELTTTASPCHFLCLNTPRSLKLADNIPGQQLINEVKRSGGEVIIAHPYWNNITLQRLLELQDYIGIEVYNAVCDKSNARGYGNVHWDQLLNQKRYLPAIAVDDTHKDGSILALGWIMIKTKELTAESVMNSLRSGCYYASCGPTIEDFKIENGFVNIKCSPAVQINFFASAHLGRVIRPKDGNSLTEAQWKFSPNCGFVRAEVIDAQGNHAWTNPIVIKATDNQAGIQKKNKTVKNRKRGNNAQQNK; encoded by the coding sequence ATGTATAACTATCTGAACTTTGCAGTGCGGCGTCTTTTCTGTTTCACAGGTCTGTGCCTGATATCATTCACCCTATATGCTAATGCTCAGGACATCATAAATCCTTTTGAACAGGCCGGCGACTGGCATAAAGCCGCTCTCCACGTCCATACGTCAACCAGTGTCGGCGATGTTAATGTTGCAATACGTATTGCGCAATACCGTGCAAAGGGTTTTGATGTGGTTTTTGTTACCGACAAAACAAAGACAAACGACTTGAGCGGATTTAACAATAAAAAATTTCTTGCCATTAACGGGCTGGAACTTACCACCACTGCATCGCCGTGCCATTTTTTATGCCTGAATACCCCGCGTAGTCTGAAACTGGCAGATAATATTCCCGGCCAGCAGCTTATCAATGAAGTTAAACGCTCCGGCGGAGAAGTAATTATCGCTCATCCATATTGGAATAATATCACATTGCAGCGGCTTCTTGAACTTCAGGATTATATTGGAATTGAGGTTTACAACGCTGTCTGTGACAAAAGCAACGCAAGAGGCTACGGTAATGTTCATTGGGACCAGCTTCTTAACCAGAAACGCTATCTGCCTGCTATCGCGGTTGATGATACGCACAAAGACGGAAGTATCCTTGCTCTCGGATGGATTATGATTAAAACCAAAGAACTTACTGCGGAATCTGTTATGAATTCACTGCGCAGCGGTTGTTATTACGCATCCTGCGGCCCGACTATCGAAGATTTCAAAATTGAAAATGGTTTTGTGAATATTAAATGTTCACCGGCTGTGCAAATTAATTTCTTTGCGAGTGCGCATCTTGGTCGCGTTATCCGCCCAAAAGATGGTAATTCACTTACTGAGGCCCAGTGGAAATTTTCACCAAACTGTGGTTTTGTAAGGGCGGAGGTAATTGATGCGCAAGGCAACCATGCATGGACAAACCCTATTGTAATAAAAGCAACTGACAATCAGGCAGGCATACAGAAAAAAAATAAAACTGTTAAAAATCGGAAGCGAGGTAATAATGCTCAGCAAAACAAGTAA
- a CDS encoding sulfatase, translating into MLNRRDFLHAGTLCAASFVIGCRQPQFLKSSNKNPPNILFIMADDHAIGAMSCYGSRINTTPNIDRLANEGMRFQNCFCTNSICAPSRAVILTGKYSHINGKIDNMAPFDGTQQTCPKLLRKAGYETAMIGKWHLESDPTGFDHWEILPGQGFYYNPVFRQMDGSRKRYQGYCTDLIADFSIDWLEQRRDKSKPFLLISQHKAPHRCWSPPARYFDKYKEGTIPEPATLFDDHSGRSKASSQSEMSIRKHFSWSHDMKFKGENLFPEYFTSDLQHTEYNRMTLKEKKQWDDWYEPRNQEFIAQMKAGKLSEKDIVRWKYQRYMHDYLGSIAAVDDSVGRMLDYLDKNGLADNTIVVYTSDQGFFLGDHGWFDKRFMYEESLRMPLLMRWPKKIKAAAVSQEIVLNLDFASTFLNAAHTAIPQDIQGQSIVPILEGHHPSDWRNAMYYHFYDFPAIHQVKRHYGIRTERYKLIHFYYDVDVWELYDLQTDPDELKNLYDDPEYGDIVKRLKNQLEQLRTHYGDSDELNQKFLPKT; encoded by the coding sequence ATGTTGAATCGTCGTGATTTTTTACATGCAGGTACACTTTGTGCGGCATCTTTTGTTATTGGGTGCCGACAACCGCAATTTCTTAAATCTTCAAACAAAAATCCACCAAATATTCTTTTTATAATGGCCGACGACCATGCTATCGGGGCGATGAGTTGTTATGGCAGCCGAATCAACACAACTCCTAATATCGATCGTCTGGCAAACGAAGGAATGCGATTTCAAAACTGCTTCTGCACTAATTCGATATGCGCTCCAAGCCGTGCGGTTATTCTGACCGGCAAATATAGCCACATTAATGGCAAGATTGACAATATGGCTCCTTTTGACGGAACCCAGCAAACATGCCCCAAATTGCTCCGTAAGGCAGGCTATGAGACTGCAATGATTGGTAAATGGCATTTGGAAAGCGATCCTACCGGTTTTGATCATTGGGAGATTCTTCCGGGTCAGGGGTTCTATTATAATCCCGTCTTTCGCCAAATGGATGGCTCACGTAAACGCTATCAAGGCTACTGTACCGATCTTATCGCGGATTTCTCGATAGATTGGCTTGAGCAGCGCCGAGATAAAAGCAAACCATTTTTACTGATTAGCCAGCATAAAGCTCCTCATCGCTGCTGGTCGCCGCCTGCCCGTTATTTCGATAAATACAAAGAAGGAACGATTCCGGAACCTGCTACATTGTTTGACGATCATTCCGGCCGTTCAAAAGCGTCATCGCAAAGCGAAATGTCTATAAGAAAACATTTCAGTTGGTCGCACGATATGAAATTCAAAGGTGAAAATCTGTTTCCGGAATATTTCACATCTGATTTGCAGCATACGGAATACAACCGAATGACGCTGAAGGAGAAAAAACAATGGGACGATTGGTACGAGCCAAGAAATCAGGAATTTATTGCGCAGATGAAGGCCGGCAAATTGAGCGAAAAAGATATTGTTCGCTGGAAGTATCAGCGTTATATGCACGATTATCTGGGGAGCATTGCCGCAGTTGATGATAGTGTCGGACGAATGCTGGATTACCTGGATAAAAATGGATTGGCGGATAACACCATCGTTGTTTATACATCCGATCAGGGGTTTTTCCTGGGCGATCACGGCTGGTTCGACAAACGGTTTATGTATGAGGAATCATTACGAATGCCGCTGCTGATGCGCTGGCCGAAAAAGATAAAAGCCGCCGCTGTCTCGCAGGAGATAGTTCTGAACCTGGACTTTGCCTCCACTTTTCTTAATGCGGCACACACGGCAATCCCTCAGGATATTCAGGGGCAGAGCATTGTCCCGATTCTTGAAGGCCATCATCCATCCGACTGGCGCAATGCTATGTATTATCATTTTTATGATTTTCCGGCCATTCATCAGGTCAAACGCCATTACGGAATACGTACCGAACGCTATAAGCTGATTCATTTCTACTACGACGTAGATGTCTGGGAACTATACGATTTGCAAACAGATCCTGATGAACTCAAAAATCTCTATGATGATCCTGAATACGGCGATATTGTAAAACGGCTCAAAAACCAATTGGAACAATTGAGAACACATTATGGCGACAGCGATGAGTTGAACCAAAAGTTTTTGCCGAAAACATAA
- a CDS encoding sugar-binding domain-containing protein: MSLPRCEYPRPQWVRDKWFCLNGKWEFEIDNDDDGIERGLVNRQLKKNIIVPFCPESELSGIGFTGFMKAVWYRKEIEIPSNCVGKKILLHFQAVDYDATVWVNGIEAARHRGGWSGFTIDLSLFVKPGDKTVITVRARDDMKQAMPRGKQSMELENHDCVYTRTTGIWQTVWIEAVGERYLKRPKITPFELNSFSIEQSIEGDPKGLSVKVTIKDANGKIADHVCKFNCLNSAVFTIAIPQHKIRLWSPENPFLYDLDVELIDQQGKIIDSAKSYAGLRNITIEGKAVKINGKSIFQRLVLDQGYYPDGIMTAPTEEALIRDIELSLKAGFNGARLHQKVFEERFLHHCDRLGYLVWGEFGDWGLTHGVIDEGYNQPGAAIVSQWMDVLERDYSHPSIIGWCPLNELLQVIEDKYTFLNDVTRALFQVTKGYDKTRPVIDVSGFSHRVFETDIYDSHLYVQNPDLFSEMMSPLAQNRPFINTEFGCNIDSDMTGRAVSVPYRGQPYFVSEFGGIWWNEEEALKSQIDTGNRNESWGYGGRPKTIDEFYKRFEGLCTVLLKNKDMFGYCYTQLTDVFQEQNGIYNFDRSPKFDIAKIRAVQRQKAAIEAFASR, translated from the coding sequence ATGAGTCTTCCTCGATGTGAATATCCTCGTCCGCAATGGGTTCGTGATAAGTGGTTTTGTTTAAATGGTAAGTGGGAATTCGAAATTGATAATGATGATGACGGGATAGAAAGAGGGCTTGTCAACCGTCAGTTAAAGAAAAATATAATTGTGCCATTCTGTCCCGAGTCCGAACTTTCAGGAATCGGTTTCACAGGCTTTATGAAAGCGGTCTGGTATCGTAAAGAAATCGAGATACCTTCCAACTGTGTCGGTAAAAAAATATTGCTGCATTTTCAAGCAGTTGATTACGATGCAACAGTATGGGTTAATGGAATTGAAGCCGCCCGCCATCGCGGTGGTTGGTCCGGCTTCACTATAGACCTGAGCCTGTTCGTAAAGCCAGGCGACAAAACAGTAATTACTGTTCGCGCCAGAGACGATATGAAGCAGGCGATGCCCAGAGGCAAACAGTCGATGGAACTTGAAAACCATGATTGCGTATATACGAGGACGACGGGTATATGGCAAACCGTTTGGATAGAAGCTGTTGGCGAACGTTATCTCAAGCGGCCTAAAATAACACCTTTTGAGCTTAATTCGTTTTCAATCGAACAGAGTATTGAGGGTGATCCAAAAGGTCTTAGCGTCAAAGTTACAATCAAAGATGCAAATGGGAAAATCGCAGACCATGTGTGCAAATTTAATTGCTTAAATTCCGCTGTTTTTACGATTGCTATTCCCCAACACAAGATACGGCTTTGGTCGCCTGAAAATCCATTCCTTTACGACCTGGATGTTGAGTTAATTGATCAGCAAGGCAAAATCATAGATTCTGCCAAAAGTTATGCGGGGCTGAGGAATATAACCATCGAGGGCAAAGCAGTTAAGATTAACGGCAAGTCGATATTCCAGCGATTAGTGCTCGACCAGGGGTATTATCCCGATGGCATCATGACGGCACCTACTGAAGAAGCATTGATCCGTGATATCGAACTTTCGCTCAAGGCGGGATTTAATGGAGCGAGACTTCATCAAAAAGTATTTGAAGAAAGATTTCTTCATCACTGCGACAGATTGGGTTATTTGGTATGGGGTGAATTCGGAGATTGGGGCCTGACCCATGGCGTTATTGACGAAGGTTATAACCAGCCCGGAGCAGCGATTGTTTCACAGTGGATGGATGTATTAGAAAGAGACTATTCGCATCCAAGTATTATCGGGTGGTGCCCCCTCAATGAGTTGCTGCAAGTCATCGAGGATAAATACACATTTCTCAATGATGTTACCAGGGCGCTGTTCCAGGTTACAAAAGGTTATGATAAAACAAGACCTGTGATTGATGTTTCGGGTTTTTCACATAGGGTATTTGAGACGGATATTTACGACAGCCATCTTTATGTTCAGAATCCAGACCTGTTTTCTGAAATGATGTCGCCTCTTGCACAGAACAGGCCGTTCATTAACACCGAATTCGGCTGCAATATTGATTCGGATATGACAGGCAGGGCCGTTTCCGTTCCATATAGAGGCCAGCCATATTTTGTCAGTGAATTTGGCGGGATATGGTGGAATGAAGAAGAAGCGTTGAAATCTCAAATTGATACCGGCAACAGGAATGAGTCATGGGGTTACGGCGGCAGGCCCAAAACCATAGATGAATTTTATAAAAGGTTTGAAGGCTTATGCACGGTACTGTTGAAAAATAAAGATATGTTCGGATACTGTTATACGCAATTAACTGATGTATTCCAGGAACAAAATGGAATTTATAATTTTGATCGCAGCCCGAAATTTGATATAGCAAAAATTCGGGCAGTTCAACGGCAAAAAGCAGCGATAGAAGCTTTTGCCTCGCGGTGA
- a CDS encoding phosphodiester glycosidase family protein, with the protein MLSKTSKLILFYICILNTSAHCVTIGSWVPLFKGVDRATGSSDGVPRPEIVNAIRIDLYDPNIRFIATPSNGAASRETNTQTGLQFMISSQAQIGLNTSFFNPVGESTADLDGFAMSEGQIVSQLENLASRLGVSPGTLMITPANVAHFQVTLPTTNLTGCWTAVESWPYFLKNNTNSGDAACAAEPRTAIGITQNNRYLIIITIDGRQTGISEGGTLWEAAQWLKRFGAWNGLSLDGGGSTHLWISQYGGSTYALNSPSENRAVGNHLGVYAAPLNPIIYSQSYVYASFEDNNESTFNQSLTLSGTTVGVDAVSSATAVNTQNYQGSWSQQLSIIDNPAQSGGWFVRHLSGVGERSNNTVRPANGFVGFWAKTTTTGCEITIALDDTYNITADRGVFKSMVSDGNWHLYEWNLENAGDWQAWASGNGVINSRDFTIDSIQIRNNADTDAVIYIDEIAHSSRISLAYLFAAKGDFEPDGDVDFSDFAFLAQRWLSTSQDAGFERYYDISEPDDDLINMRDILVFAENWLSGTE; encoded by the coding sequence ATGCTCAGCAAAACAAGTAAACTAATTCTATTCTATATATGTATTTTGAATACATCGGCACATTGTGTGACAATCGGCTCATGGGTTCCGCTTTTCAAAGGTGTTGACCGTGCGACAGGCAGCTCCGATGGGGTCCCCAGGCCGGAAATAGTCAACGCCATTCGCATTGACCTCTATGACCCCAATATACGTTTTATAGCAACACCCTCGAACGGTGCCGCTTCAAGAGAAACTAACACTCAAACAGGCCTGCAGTTTATGATTTCTTCGCAGGCACAGATAGGACTTAATACCAGTTTCTTTAATCCGGTCGGCGAATCGACTGCTGATCTTGATGGTTTTGCCATGAGTGAGGGACAAATTGTATCCCAACTGGAAAACCTGGCATCTCGCCTCGGAGTCAGCCCCGGCACATTAATGATTACTCCTGCTAATGTTGCTCATTTTCAGGTGACTTTGCCTACAACGAATCTGACTGGCTGTTGGACTGCTGTTGAATCATGGCCGTATTTCCTCAAAAATAATACCAATTCCGGCGATGCCGCCTGTGCAGCAGAACCTCGAACCGCCATTGGCATAACGCAAAACAACAGGTATCTTATCATAATCACCATAGACGGACGACAGACCGGCATTAGTGAAGGGGGAACGTTATGGGAAGCGGCTCAGTGGCTCAAGCGTTTTGGCGCATGGAATGGGTTAAGCCTCGATGGCGGCGGTTCGACACATTTATGGATTTCACAATATGGCGGCAGTACTTATGCTCTTAACAGTCCTTCGGAAAACCGTGCGGTCGGCAATCATCTGGGCGTTTATGCCGCACCATTGAACCCAATCATTTATAGCCAATCTTATGTGTACGCATCCTTTGAGGACAACAACGAATCCACGTTCAATCAAAGCCTCACTCTTTCAGGTACTACTGTCGGTGTCGATGCAGTTTCATCCGCAACGGCAGTAAACACACAAAATTATCAGGGATCCTGGTCACAGCAGCTTTCAATTATTGATAACCCGGCCCAGTCCGGCGGCTGGTTTGTCAGACATCTGTCCGGCGTTGGTGAGCGATCAAATAACACTGTCCGCCCAGCTAATGGTTTTGTCGGTTTCTGGGCCAAAACGACTACCACGGGTTGTGAAATAACTATTGCTCTTGATGATACGTATAATATTACCGCCGACCGAGGCGTATTCAAATCTATGGTTTCGGACGGCAATTGGCATTTATATGAATGGAATCTTGAAAATGCCGGTGACTGGCAGGCATGGGCCAGTGGCAATGGCGTCATAAATTCACGGGATTTCACAATCGACTCTATTCAGATTCGTAATAATGCAGATACCGACGCTGTGATATATATCGATGAAATTGCACATTCCAGCCGCATAAGCCTCGCATATCTCTTCGCTGCCAAAGGAGATTTTGAACCTGATGGAGATGTTGATTTCTCTGATTTTGCGTTTTTAGCTCAACGCTGGCTGTCAACGTCACAGGATGCTGGTTTTGAGCGATATTACGATATTTCCGAACCAGACGATGATTTGATTAACATGCGGGATATTTTAGTTTTTGCTGAGAATTGGCTTAGTGGCACTGAATGA